Proteins co-encoded in one Kribbella qitaiheensis genomic window:
- a CDS encoding bifunctional adenosylcobinamide kinase/adenosylcobinamide-phosphate guanylyltransferase has product MAELVTGPDGAIIDGVLRLGSDGVVAVDGYEVSTTRTPDGLRYDVRTPDGERLSWTTPAQPSRLTLVLGGARSGKSTEAERLLGDYPDAVYVATGGDGANDPEWADRIAKHRSRRPASWGLAETIDLVPLLESAGPPLLIDCLTLWLARVMDKCEVWADHGRVSEVETRIEQLADAWSRTPRLVVAVSNEIGSGVVPADAGTRLYRDLMGRVNATVARRSDSVLWCVAGRTVPL; this is encoded by the coding sequence ATGGCTGAGCTGGTCACTGGGCCCGACGGCGCGATCATCGACGGCGTACTGCGGCTAGGCAGCGACGGCGTCGTCGCGGTTGATGGCTACGAGGTGTCGACAACCCGTACGCCGGACGGTCTCCGCTACGACGTCCGTACGCCGGATGGCGAGCGCCTGTCATGGACCACCCCAGCCCAGCCGAGCAGGCTAACCCTGGTGCTGGGCGGTGCTCGATCGGGGAAGTCCACCGAAGCCGAGCGACTCCTCGGCGACTACCCGGATGCCGTGTACGTGGCAACCGGCGGCGATGGTGCGAACGACCCGGAATGGGCCGACCGGATCGCCAAGCATCGTTCCCGACGGCCGGCAAGCTGGGGTCTGGCAGAGACCATCGACCTCGTCCCCTTGCTGGAGTCGGCCGGGCCGCCGCTACTGATCGACTGCCTGACCCTTTGGCTCGCCAGGGTGATGGACAAGTGCGAGGTGTGGGCGGACCACGGCCGCGTATCCGAGGTGGAGACCCGGATCGAGCAACTCGCCGATGCCTGGTCACGAACCCCGCGGCTAGTGGTTGCCGTCAGCAATGAAATCGGCTCCGGCGTCGTGCCCGCCGATGCCGGCACGCGACTCTACCGAGACCTGATGGGCCGGGTGAACGCAACCGTCGCCCGCCGATCCGACTCCGTCCTCTGGTGCGTCGCCGGACGGACCGTCCCGCTGTGA
- a CDS encoding ECF transporter S component: MRLVRLKPRSTATLVLASVIGLLAFGWPLLWQSSQAGASAIGHTTDAPWLFVLLLPLLVAVVLAELAESGIDAKVISLLGMLAAVGAALRALGPGTAGLEPGFFLLILAGRAFGAGFGFVLGAVSLLAGALISGGVGPWMPFQMFACAWVGCLAGLLPRLGGRLELLLLAAYSMVMGVLYGLVMNLWFWPYATFGSDFSFVPADSLAENLHRYFLFVVATSLGWDIPRGVLCAVLVLLLGRPILNAFRRTARKAAFDVPVVFEDGSRTDG, translated from the coding sequence ATGAGACTGGTCCGCCTCAAGCCCCGCAGTACTGCGACCCTCGTGCTGGCCTCGGTGATCGGCCTACTGGCGTTCGGCTGGCCCCTGCTCTGGCAGAGCTCACAGGCCGGCGCATCGGCCATCGGGCACACCACTGACGCCCCCTGGCTGTTCGTGCTGCTCCTGCCGCTACTGGTCGCCGTAGTACTGGCCGAGCTCGCCGAGTCGGGGATCGACGCCAAGGTGATCTCCCTGCTCGGCATGCTCGCTGCGGTCGGCGCAGCGCTGCGTGCACTCGGCCCTGGTACTGCGGGGCTCGAGCCCGGATTCTTCCTACTGATCCTGGCCGGACGTGCATTCGGTGCCGGCTTCGGATTCGTACTGGGCGCGGTGTCGCTGCTGGCCGGTGCGTTGATCAGTGGCGGGGTCGGGCCCTGGATGCCGTTCCAGATGTTCGCGTGCGCGTGGGTGGGTTGCCTGGCCGGGCTACTGCCTCGCCTCGGTGGGCGGCTGGAGCTCTTGCTGCTGGCCGCGTACTCGATGGTCATGGGCGTGCTCTACGGCCTGGTGATGAACCTGTGGTTCTGGCCCTACGCGACCTTCGGCAGCGACTTCTCGTTCGTCCCTGCAGACTCCCTCGCGGAGAACCTGCACCGGTACTTCCTGTTCGTGGTGGCGACGTCGCTGGGCTGGGACATCCCCCGCGGCGTGCTGTGCGCAGTACTGGTCCTGCTCCTCGGGCGGCCGATCCTCAATGCGTTCCGGCGAACCGCCCGCAAGGCAGCGTTCGACGTACCGGTCGTGTTCGAAGACGGGAGCCGCACCGATGGCTGA
- a CDS encoding ABC transporter ATP-binding protein yields the protein MIEFDRVTVTYAGAKEPAINDVSFTVPEGELALVIGRTGSGKSTLLRTINGLVPHFTGGTLAGRVLVNGRDTREYRPRDLADVVGIVGQDPLSGFVTDTVEDELAYSMESLGIAPDVMRRRVEETLDLLGLADVRDRALTSLSGGQRQRTAIGAALTSHPAVLVLDEPTSALDPQAAEEVLAALQRLVHDLGVTVVMAEHRLERVIQYADRVIEVPGGSTAVSTGLPVDLMVTAPVAPPVVELGRLAGWSPLPLSVRDARRAAVALRGQLADLAPLRPAPVDGRELAKCNDLVVAYGTVTALRGVSLTINAGEVVALMGRNGAGKSTLLNALVGLITPRSGTATAAGADPRRTRPKQLVKAVGLVPQEPADLLYAATVDDECAGADADFRVPAGSCQAVLNRLAPDIDGQLHPRDLSEGQRLCLALAVVLCGAPPLLLLDEPTRGLDYGAKRRLVAILRELAAAGHAVVLSTHDVEMVAEVATRVLVLADGELVSDGETATVIAGSPAFAPQVAKILAPLPFLTVGEVASALDRAS from the coding sequence GTGATCGAGTTCGATCGGGTCACCGTGACGTACGCCGGCGCGAAGGAGCCCGCCATCAACGACGTGAGCTTCACCGTTCCGGAAGGCGAACTGGCCCTGGTGATCGGCCGCACCGGGTCCGGCAAGTCCACCCTGCTCCGGACCATCAACGGTCTCGTGCCGCACTTCACCGGCGGCACCCTGGCCGGCCGGGTGCTGGTGAACGGCCGGGACACCCGCGAGTACCGGCCGCGCGACCTGGCCGATGTGGTCGGCATCGTCGGCCAGGACCCGCTGTCCGGGTTCGTCACCGACACGGTCGAGGACGAGCTTGCCTACAGCATGGAGTCTCTCGGCATCGCCCCGGACGTGATGCGGCGCAGGGTCGAGGAGACCCTCGACCTGCTCGGGCTGGCCGACGTCCGCGATCGTGCTCTGACCTCGCTGTCGGGCGGTCAACGGCAGCGGACCGCGATCGGCGCTGCCCTCACCTCGCACCCCGCAGTACTGGTGCTGGATGAGCCGACGTCAGCGCTGGACCCGCAGGCAGCCGAAGAGGTGCTGGCCGCGCTGCAGCGCCTGGTGCACGACCTTGGTGTCACTGTGGTGATGGCTGAGCACCGGCTCGAGCGGGTCATCCAGTACGCCGACAGGGTGATCGAAGTGCCAGGCGGCTCTACTGCCGTGTCCACTGGCCTCCCGGTCGACCTGATGGTGACAGCGCCGGTCGCGCCGCCTGTAGTCGAGCTAGGCCGCCTTGCAGGCTGGTCACCGCTACCGCTCTCGGTCCGCGACGCCAGGCGCGCAGCAGTGGCGCTCAGAGGCCAGCTAGCCGACCTCGCTCCCCTGCGCCCGGCACCGGTCGACGGCCGCGAGCTTGCCAAGTGCAACGACCTGGTCGTTGCCTACGGCACTGTCACTGCGTTGCGTGGCGTCTCCCTGACCATCAACGCGGGCGAGGTAGTCGCCCTGATGGGTCGCAACGGCGCCGGCAAGTCCACCCTGCTCAATGCGCTGGTCGGCCTGATCACACCACGCTCCGGTACTGCGACGGCGGCCGGCGCCGACCCACGGCGTACGCGCCCTAAGCAGTTGGTCAAGGCAGTGGGGCTCGTGCCGCAGGAGCCCGCCGACCTCCTGTACGCCGCGACCGTGGACGACGAGTGCGCAGGAGCCGACGCCGACTTCCGGGTACCCGCCGGGAGCTGTCAGGCCGTGCTGAACCGCCTTGCTCCGGACATCGACGGCCAGCTGCATCCCCGTGACCTGTCCGAAGGACAGCGGCTCTGCCTCGCACTCGCGGTCGTGCTCTGTGGCGCTCCCCCACTGCTGTTGCTGGACGAACCGACCCGCGGCCTGGACTACGGCGCCAAACGCCGCCTGGTCGCAATCCTCCGGGAGCTCGCGGCAGCCGGGCATGCGGTAGTCCTGTCGACCCACGACGTCGAGATGGTCGCCGAGGTGGCCACCCGCGTCCTCGTACTGGCCGATGGCGAACTGGTGAGCGACGGCGAGACCGCGACCGTCATAGCGGGCTCCCCCGCCTTCGCGCCGCAGGTGGCGAAGATCCTTGCCCCGCTCCCCTTCCTCACGGTCGGCGAGGTAGCGAGCGCCTTGGACCGTGCCTCATGA
- a CDS encoding CbiQ family ECF transporter T component: MRAVHHLTLPRALHPGAWWLWALGMAVAASRTRNPVLLVLILAVAGFVVAARRSDAPWANSYVAFLKLGLVVIGLRVVLQALLSTRSQGNTVLFTLPQIPLPEWANGVKLGGEVTAEALLTALYDGGQLAVMLCCIGAANALASPRRLLKSLPGALYEMGVACVVALTFAPQLVTDARRIRGARRLRGRTRGSFRTTAMPVLEGALDRSVELAAAMDSRGYGRTAHVPRRQRRITGGSVLLGLLGIALGVYSLLTDAMAFPVAMTALVIGLLLAVGAMAIGRRRVTRTRYRPDPWALPEWLVTAAGAASAATMIVAAARGVNGLVLAGPLVVPPVPAVPVVGLLIGLAPALAAPPLTRRAKLVPA; this comes from the coding sequence TTGCGCGCAGTCCACCACCTGACACTCCCCCGGGCCCTGCACCCGGGGGCTTGGTGGCTATGGGCTCTAGGCATGGCAGTAGCGGCCAGCAGGACACGCAACCCCGTCCTGCTGGTCCTGATCCTCGCCGTAGCCGGCTTCGTCGTCGCTGCACGCCGCAGCGACGCGCCCTGGGCCAACAGTTATGTCGCGTTCCTCAAGTTAGGCCTGGTCGTCATCGGCCTGCGGGTAGTCCTGCAGGCGCTCCTGTCGACCCGCTCGCAGGGCAACACCGTGCTCTTCACCTTGCCGCAGATACCCCTCCCTGAGTGGGCAAACGGCGTGAAGCTCGGCGGCGAGGTGACCGCCGAAGCCCTACTCACTGCCCTGTACGACGGGGGCCAGCTCGCGGTGATGCTCTGCTGCATCGGCGCGGCCAATGCGCTGGCCAGCCCGCGGAGGTTGCTCAAGTCGTTGCCCGGGGCCCTCTACGAGATGGGCGTGGCCTGCGTGGTCGCACTGACCTTCGCTCCGCAACTAGTCACCGACGCCAGACGGATCCGCGGCGCACGGCGACTCCGCGGCCGGACCAGAGGCTCCTTCCGTACTACGGCGATGCCCGTGCTGGAAGGCGCTCTCGACAGGTCGGTCGAATTGGCCGCGGCGATGGACTCCCGTGGCTACGGCCGGACCGCACACGTGCCGCGTCGCCAGCGCAGGATCACCGGAGGCTCGGTGCTACTAGGCCTGCTCGGCATCGCACTAGGCGTCTACTCCCTGCTCACAGACGCAATGGCGTTCCCTGTAGCCATGACTGCCCTGGTGATCGGTTTGCTGCTGGCTGTCGGCGCCATGGCCATCGGCCGTCGCCGAGTGACCCGGACCCGCTACCGCCCTGATCCCTGGGCGCTTCCCGAGTGGCTCGTCACCGCAGCAGGAGCCGCTTCCGCCGCCACCATGATCGTTGCCGCCGCCCGTGGAGTGAACGGCCTCGTCCTGGCCGGCCCACTGGTGGTCCCGCCCGTACCTGCAGTCCCGGTGGTCGGGCTGCTGATCGGACTCGCCCCTGCACTAGCCGCACCGCCGCTGACCCGGCGGGCCAAGTTGGTGCCCGCGTGA
- a CDS encoding SCO2322 family protein, translating to MKKTARLLLSLLVGLALAGTLTTTAQAENGYRFWGYYQWTGGQWAFAQKGSDGIVPADGSVEGWRYAVGGAKPRVPRAAGDFQAICGTTPVEAGKKRVALVIDPGTPADSATGQAPPTANGTCVVAAPTATGAKILAAVGPVRIEKGLTCGIDGYPETTCGQPVNNIQVPATDAPVQLQIEAPVGSSLIPTATPQANSPVATPTKQDDNSGAPWGGIAGFVVLVLLLAGGGFLLSRRRRSQHAGQ from the coding sequence GTGAAGAAGACTGCACGCCTGCTACTGAGCTTGCTGGTCGGCCTGGCGCTGGCCGGCACCCTGACGACCACCGCGCAGGCTGAGAACGGCTACCGCTTCTGGGGCTACTACCAGTGGACCGGCGGTCAATGGGCCTTCGCGCAGAAGGGGTCGGACGGCATCGTTCCCGCGGACGGTTCCGTCGAGGGCTGGCGGTACGCCGTCGGCGGCGCCAAGCCTCGCGTGCCCCGCGCTGCCGGCGACTTCCAGGCCATCTGCGGAACGACGCCGGTCGAAGCCGGTAAGAAGCGGGTCGCGCTGGTGATCGATCCCGGTACTCCGGCCGACTCGGCGACCGGCCAGGCTCCGCCGACCGCGAACGGAACCTGTGTCGTCGCGGCCCCGACCGCGACCGGCGCGAAGATCCTCGCCGCGGTAGGACCGGTCCGGATCGAGAAGGGCCTGACCTGCGGCATCGATGGCTACCCGGAGACAACCTGCGGCCAGCCGGTGAACAACATCCAGGTGCCTGCCACCGACGCTCCGGTCCAGCTGCAGATCGAGGCCCCGGTCGGTTCCTCGCTCATCCCGACCGCGACCCCCCAGGCCAACTCGCCTGTCGCGACACCGACCAAACAGGACGACAACAGCGGTGCGCCCTGGGGCGGTATAGCGGGCTTCGTGGTCCTGGTGCTCCTGCTGGCCGGTGGTGGCTTCCTCCTGAGCCGTCGTCGCCGCAGTCAGCACGCAGGCCAGTAG
- a CDS encoding aldo/keto reductase family protein: protein MDFRYLGNSGLKVSEISYGNWLTHGSQVENEQAKACVKAALEAGITTFDTADTYANTKAESVLGEALEGVRRESVEILTKVYWPTGPGGPNDTGLSRKHIHESINASLKRLKTDYVDVYQAHRYDTETPLEETMEAFADVVRQGKALYIGTSEWTAEQLQEGHRLARELRIPLVSNQPQYSMLWRVIEAEVVPASEELGIGQVVFSPIAQGVLTGKYLPGQQPPEGSRATDEKGGANMITRYLNDDVLTRVQQLKPIAEEAGLSLAQLAITWVLQNPNVSSAIIGASRPEQVTENVKAAGVKLEEGQLKQIDEALGSVIERDPAKTAQNSPQTRPGR from the coding sequence ATGGACTTTCGGTATCTCGGGAACAGTGGGTTGAAGGTCAGTGAGATCTCGTACGGGAACTGGCTGACGCACGGGTCGCAGGTGGAGAACGAGCAGGCCAAGGCTTGTGTGAAGGCGGCCCTGGAGGCCGGGATCACCACGTTCGACACCGCTGACACCTATGCCAACACCAAGGCGGAGAGCGTTCTCGGTGAGGCGCTCGAGGGCGTACGCCGGGAGTCGGTGGAGATCCTCACCAAGGTGTACTGGCCGACCGGGCCGGGTGGACCGAACGACACGGGGCTGTCCCGCAAGCACATCCACGAGTCGATCAACGCGTCGCTGAAGCGGCTGAAGACGGACTACGTCGACGTCTACCAGGCACACCGGTACGACACGGAGACGCCGCTGGAAGAGACCATGGAGGCCTTCGCCGACGTGGTCCGGCAGGGCAAGGCGCTGTACATCGGTACGTCGGAGTGGACCGCCGAGCAGCTCCAGGAAGGGCACCGGCTCGCTCGCGAGTTGCGGATCCCGCTGGTGTCGAACCAGCCGCAGTACAGCATGCTCTGGCGCGTGATCGAGGCCGAGGTCGTGCCGGCCTCCGAGGAGCTCGGCATCGGGCAGGTCGTGTTCTCGCCGATCGCTCAGGGCGTACTGACCGGGAAGTACCTGCCGGGACAGCAGCCGCCGGAGGGGTCGCGGGCGACCGACGAGAAGGGTGGCGCGAACATGATCACCCGGTACCTCAACGATGACGTGCTGACCCGGGTGCAGCAGCTGAAGCCGATCGCGGAGGAGGCCGGCCTGTCGCTGGCCCAGCTCGCGATCACCTGGGTGCTGCAGAACCCGAACGTGTCGTCGGCCATCATCGGCGCGTCCCGGCCGGAGCAGGTCACCGAGAACGTGAAGGCCGCCGGAGTGAAACTCGAGGAGGGCCAGTTGAAGCAGATCGACGAGGCGCTCGGCAGTGTCATCGAGCGGGACCCGGCGAAGACCGCACAGAACTCCCCGCAGACCAGGCCGGGCCGATGA
- a CDS encoding DUF3043 domain-containing protein, which yields MFRRTKSETSTQTPASAPGKVGGKGRPTPTRKDAEAARKQALKKPRNRKEASAYRREKVRIERGKMQEAMKTGDDRYLPAADKGPVRRFARDYVDARWSVMEFALPVLLVISLLGVVFAQAFVWLPGLVNILFLVMIVAIAGDWFLLTGGVKRAVTRKFPDDSAKGIGFYAVRRTMQMRRWRLPKPMVARGEKPV from the coding sequence GTGTTCCGACGTACCAAGTCTGAGACATCTACACAAACTCCGGCCAGCGCCCCCGGCAAGGTCGGGGGTAAGGGCCGGCCTACCCCGACCCGCAAGGACGCCGAGGCGGCCCGCAAGCAGGCGCTGAAGAAGCCGCGTAACCGCAAGGAGGCCTCGGCGTACCGGCGCGAGAAGGTCCGGATCGAGCGCGGCAAGATGCAGGAAGCGATGAAGACCGGCGACGACCGCTACCTCCCCGCCGCCGACAAGGGCCCCGTCCGCCGGTTCGCCCGCGACTACGTCGACGCCCGCTGGTCGGTGATGGAGTTCGCCCTGCCGGTGCTGCTGGTCATCTCCCTGCTCGGTGTCGTCTTCGCCCAGGCCTTCGTCTGGCTGCCCGGCCTGGTCAACATCCTGTTCCTGGTGATGATCGTCGCGATCGCCGGCGACTGGTTCCTGCTGACCGGCGGCGTCAAGCGAGCCGTCACCCGCAAGTTCCCCGACGACTCGGCCAAGGGCATCGGCTTCTACGCCGTCCGCCGCACGATGCAGATGCGCCGCTGGCGCCTCCCGAAGCCGATGGTCGCTCGCGGGGAGAAGCCGGTCTAG
- a CDS encoding PspA/IM30 family protein, with product MSIFRRVSTIFKAKANSALDKAEDPRETLDYSYQKQLELLQKVRRGVADVATSRKRVELQASQLQSQSQKLQDQAQKALSMGREDLAREALTRKSGLQGQIDDLTAQHAQLQGEEEKLTLASQRLQAKVESFRTRKETIKATYTAAEAQTRINEAFSGISEEMSDVGLAVQRAEDKTQQMQARAGAIDELLASGALDDASGSSKDSITLELERMSSGSDVENELAAMKAQLGGSAAPKEIAQDAPGATQPVQQPSQQAEPVRPQDGDAR from the coding sequence ATGAGCATCTTCAGGCGGGTGTCGACGATCTTCAAGGCCAAGGCCAATTCGGCTTTGGACAAGGCTGAGGATCCTCGCGAAACCCTTGACTACTCGTACCAGAAACAGCTCGAACTGCTGCAGAAGGTACGCCGGGGTGTAGCCGACGTCGCCACCAGCCGCAAGCGGGTCGAACTCCAGGCCTCGCAGCTGCAGTCGCAGTCGCAGAAGCTCCAGGACCAGGCCCAGAAGGCGCTCTCGATGGGCCGTGAGGACCTGGCCCGCGAAGCCCTGACCCGCAAGTCCGGGCTGCAGGGCCAGATCGACGACCTGACCGCCCAGCACGCCCAGTTGCAGGGTGAGGAGGAGAAGCTCACCCTCGCCTCGCAGCGGTTGCAGGCGAAGGTGGAGTCGTTCCGGACCCGCAAGGAGACGATCAAGGCGACCTACACGGCCGCCGAGGCGCAGACCCGGATCAACGAGGCCTTCTCCGGCATCTCCGAGGAGATGAGCGACGTCGGCCTGGCGGTCCAGCGGGCCGAGGACAAGACCCAGCAGATGCAGGCCCGGGCGGGCGCGATCGACGAGCTGCTCGCCTCCGGCGCGCTCGACGACGCCAGCGGCAGCAGCAAGGACAGCATCACGCTCGAGCTGGAGCGGATGTCGTCCGGCTCCGATGTGGAGAACGAGCTGGCCGCGATGAAGGCGCAGCTCGGCGGCAGCGCGGCACCGAAGGAAATCGCCCAGGACGCGCCCGGCGCGACGCAGCCTGTGCAGCAGCCCAGTCAGCAAGCAGAGCCGGTTCGGCCGCAGGACGGAGACGCACGATGA
- the pspAA gene encoding PspA-associated protein PspAA, whose amino-acid sequence MIVRIMGEGQYKLADDKLDQLNLVDTDLEKAVSANDEAGFKTAFGALLDFVRAGERVPDTELHDSDAILPPSDSTFAEMRELISGDGLIAG is encoded by the coding sequence ATGATCGTCCGGATCATGGGCGAAGGTCAGTACAAGCTGGCCGACGACAAGCTCGACCAGTTGAACCTGGTCGACACCGACCTCGAGAAGGCCGTTTCGGCCAACGACGAGGCCGGCTTCAAGACCGCTTTCGGTGCGCTGCTGGACTTCGTCCGGGCCGGCGAGCGGGTGCCGGACACCGAGCTGCACGACTCGGACGCGATCCTGCCGCCGAGCGACAGCACCTTCGCCGAGATGCGTGAGCTGATCAGCGGTGACGGCCTGATCGCGGGCTGA
- a CDS encoding exopolysaccharide biosynthesis polyprenyl glycosylphosphotransferase has translation MNRHSVDVVAVASDPDLAGQSLRRLSWALEQHGVELIVSPGIIEVAGPRISVRPVAGLSLLHLERPSASAGPHLLKSIFDRVAALILITIALPLLAAIALSVKLSSRGPALFKQPRVGRGNEMFTMLKFRTMVLNAEARQAELEEQSDGNTILFKLRDDPRVTKIGAYLRRYSLDELPQLINVLRGEMSLVGPRPPLEQEVAMYAADDTRRMLVKPGLTGLWQVSGRSDLSWDDSVLLDLRYVDNWSMTLDLLILWKTVRAVVKGSGAY, from the coding sequence GTGAACCGGCATTCGGTCGACGTGGTCGCGGTCGCGTCCGATCCCGATCTGGCCGGCCAGTCGCTGCGGCGGTTGTCCTGGGCCCTTGAGCAGCACGGCGTCGAGCTGATCGTCTCGCCGGGCATCATCGAGGTCGCCGGGCCGCGGATCTCGGTCCGGCCGGTCGCCGGGCTGTCACTGCTGCACCTGGAGCGGCCGTCGGCGAGTGCGGGTCCGCATCTGCTGAAGAGCATCTTCGACCGGGTCGCGGCACTGATCCTGATCACCATCGCGTTGCCGCTGCTGGCGGCCATCGCGCTCTCGGTGAAGCTGAGCAGCCGTGGACCGGCGTTGTTCAAGCAGCCGCGGGTCGGCCGGGGCAACGAGATGTTCACGATGCTGAAGTTCCGCACGATGGTCCTCAACGCCGAAGCCAGGCAGGCCGAGCTGGAGGAGCAGAGCGACGGGAACACGATCCTGTTCAAGCTCCGGGACGACCCTCGGGTCACCAAGATCGGCGCGTACCTGCGGCGCTACTCGCTGGACGAGCTGCCGCAGCTGATCAACGTACTGCGGGGCGAGATGTCGCTGGTGGGACCGCGACCTCCGCTCGAGCAGGAAGTGGCGATGTACGCCGCCGACGACACCCGCCGGATGCTCGTCAAGCCCGGGCTGACCGGTCTGTGGCAGGTCAGCGGCCGGAGCGACCTTTCCTGGGACGACTCGGTGCTGCTCGACCTGAGGTATGTGGACAACTGGTCGATGACGCTGGATCTGCTGATCCTGTGGAAGACCGTTCGAGCTGTGGTGAAGGGCTCCGGCGCCTACTAG
- a CDS encoding 3'(2'),5'-bisphosphate nucleotidase CysQ — MATREDGELAVELAAAAGELLLELRATALSGRELGARGDELANDLLIGGLAERRPDDAVLSEESADTTARLSADRVWIIDPLDGTREYGEDDRSDWAVHVALWENGELAAGAVALPAQQIVHDTNDPRLLPPRPDGPLRIAVSRSRPPALVEYLATELGAELVPMGSAGVKATAVLRGEVDAYVHAGGQYEWDSAAPVVVAQAAGLFCSRIDGSPLRYNQPSPKVPDLLVCRPEISAKLLAAIASQPENQEAAAEVRVA; from the coding sequence ATGGCGACCAGGGAAGACGGCGAACTGGCCGTAGAACTAGCCGCCGCCGCAGGGGAGCTACTGCTCGAGCTGCGCGCGACCGCGCTGTCGGGTCGGGAGCTGGGTGCCCGCGGTGATGAACTCGCGAACGACCTGCTGATCGGAGGGCTGGCCGAGCGCCGCCCGGACGACGCGGTACTGAGCGAGGAGTCCGCGGACACCACCGCGCGACTGTCGGCCGACCGGGTCTGGATCATCGACCCGCTGGACGGCACCAGGGAGTACGGCGAAGACGATCGGTCCGACTGGGCTGTCCACGTCGCGCTCTGGGAGAACGGCGAGCTGGCGGCCGGTGCAGTCGCGCTGCCGGCCCAGCAGATCGTCCACGACACGAACGATCCGAGGCTGCTGCCGCCTCGACCGGACGGTCCACTACGGATCGCCGTCAGCCGTAGCCGCCCGCCGGCCCTGGTCGAGTACCTGGCGACCGAGCTCGGCGCGGAGCTGGTCCCGATGGGCTCGGCCGGCGTCAAGGCCACCGCCGTACTGCGGGGTGAGGTCGACGCCTATGTCCACGCCGGCGGCCAGTACGAGTGGGATTCCGCGGCGCCGGTCGTCGTCGCCCAGGCAGCCGGATTGTTCTGCAGCCGGATCGACGGTTCGCCGCTGCGCTACAACCAGCCGAGCCCGAAGGTGCCGGACCTGCTGGTATGTCGCCCGGAGATCTCTGCCAAGCTGCTGGCTGCCATTGCCAGCCAGCCAGAGAACCAGGAAGCAGCCGCGGAAGTGAGAGTCGCGTGA
- the cysD gene encoding sulfate adenylyltransferase subunit CysD produces MSRNYQLTQLETLESEAIYIFREVAAEFERPVLLFSGGKDSIVMLRLAQKAFHPARIPFSVMHVDTGHNFPEVLEFRDRRVAEAGVQLVVASVQEALDRGLVQAPPDGTRNRIQTPVLLEALEKHQFTAVFGGARRDEDKARAKERVYSFRDEFGQWDPKNQRPELWNLYNGRIHLGESIRVFPLSNWTELDIWQYIEQEKLDLPSIYYAHERTVFDRNGMLFAANEFCPPKPGEETFTAMVRYRTVGDASLTAAVLSDADTVAKVIDEVASTRITERGATRGDDKFSEAAMEDRKREGYF; encoded by the coding sequence GTGAGCCGGAACTACCAGTTGACCCAACTGGAAACCCTGGAGTCCGAAGCGATCTACATCTTCCGCGAGGTGGCCGCCGAGTTCGAGCGACCGGTGCTGCTGTTCTCCGGCGGCAAGGACTCGATCGTGATGCTCCGGCTCGCGCAGAAGGCGTTCCACCCGGCCCGGATCCCGTTCTCGGTGATGCACGTCGACACCGGGCACAACTTCCCCGAGGTGCTGGAGTTCCGCGACCGCCGGGTCGCCGAGGCCGGCGTACAGCTCGTCGTGGCCAGCGTCCAGGAAGCCCTGGACCGCGGCCTCGTCCAGGCCCCGCCGGACGGCACCCGGAACAGGATCCAGACGCCGGTCCTGCTGGAGGCGCTGGAGAAGCATCAGTTCACCGCGGTCTTCGGCGGCGCCCGCCGGGACGAGGACAAGGCCCGGGCCAAGGAGCGGGTCTACTCGTTCCGCGACGAGTTCGGCCAGTGGGACCCGAAGAACCAGCGGCCCGAGCTGTGGAACCTGTACAACGGCCGGATCCATCTGGGCGAAAGCATCCGGGTGTTCCCGCTGTCGAACTGGACCGAGCTGGACATCTGGCAGTACATCGAGCAGGAAAAGCTCGACCTGCCGTCGATCTACTACGCGCACGAGCGGACCGTCTTCGACCGCAACGGAATGTTGTTCGCGGCCAATGAATTCTGCCCGCCGAAGCCCGGCGAGGAGACCTTCACCGCGATGGTCCGGTATCGCACGGTCGGCGACGCGTCGCTGACGGCCGCGGTCCTGTCGGACGCCGACACCGTCGCGAAGGTCATCGACGAGGTGGCCAGCACCAGGATCACCGAGCGCGGCGCGACCCGTGGCGACGACAAGTTCAGCGAAGCCGCGATGGAAGACCGCAAGCGGGAAGGGTATTTCTGA